The Deinococcus koreensis genome includes a window with the following:
- a CDS encoding DUF3500 domain-containing protein, producing MKKTLLFTVPLLVTLAGPTALPALAQTATSKTLSADAQTTRVVKAATAFLNTLSAAQKKAVQFASTDSAQRARWSNFPTGIFQRAGVRYGDLSTAQRSALTALLGTVLSADGLKMVQQQMAADEVLKTTDGGGGGRLIFGSAEYY from the coding sequence ATGAAGAAGACTCTGCTGTTCACCGTGCCCCTGCTCGTCACCCTGGCCGGCCCCACGGCCCTGCCCGCCCTGGCCCAGACCGCCACCAGTAAGACCCTGAGCGCCGACGCGCAGACCACGCGGGTGGTCAAGGCCGCCACTGCGTTCCTGAACACGCTGAGTGCCGCCCAGAAGAAGGCGGTTCAATTCGCCTCAACGGACAGTGCACAGCGCGCCCGCTGGTCGAATTTTCCCACCGGCATTTTCCAGCGCGCCGGGGTGCGCTACGGCGACCTCAGCACGGCCCAGCGCTCCGCCCTGACGGCGTTGCTCGGCACCGTGCTCAGCGCCGACGGTCTGAAGATGGTGCAGCAGCAGATGGCCGCTGACGAGGTCTTGAAGACCACCGATGGCGGTGGGGGTGGACGCCTGATCTTCGGCAGCGCCGAGTACTACG